CTCCGACCTCGGTCTGGGAACGGCGACCTGGGGCAGCCACGTGACGCGTGACGACGCGGCGTCGATCCTGCGCACCTTCACCGCCCATGGTGGCACTCTCGTGGACTCCTCCCCCGCCTATGCGGCCGGTACCTCGCAGGAGATGCTCGGCGCCGTGCTTGCCGACGCCGCCGTCGACCGCGAGGACCTCGTCCTCTCCTCCTCGGCGGGAGTTGCCCCGCACTCGCCGGTGGGCCACCGCGTCGACTGTTCCCGCCGGGCGCTCATGCGCCAACTCGACCGGACCCTGACCGCCCTGGGCACCGACCACCTCGACCTGTGGTCGGTGGGCTACTGGGACGAGAAGACCCCGCCGGCGGAGGTCGCCGACACCCTCGACTGGGCGGTGCGCACCGGTCGCGCCCGCTACGCCGGGGTCCGGGACTACAGCGGCTGGCAGCTCGCCGTCACCCACGCCGCCATGACCGGCCCGGCACTCGTCGCCGCCCAGCGCGAGTACTCCCTCCTGGTCCGCGGCATCGAGGAGGAGGTCATCCCCGCCGCCGGGCATCTCGGGGTCGGAGTTCTCGCCGCCGCACCCCTGGCCCACGGGGTCCTGCCCGGCCGCTACCGTTCCACCGGGCAACCCGCCGGTGCGCGAGCGGAGATCCACGCCCTGCTGGGCACCACCTCCGACGTCGTCGTCGACGCCGTGACCACCGCCGCTGAGGGGCTCGGTCTCCCGCCGGCCGTCGTGGCCCTGGCCTGGGTGCGTGACCGCCCCGGCGTGGCGGCGGCCGTGGTGGGCCCGTCCTCCCCCACCCAGGCCGAGGAACTGTTCCGGCTCGGTGGCACCGTCCTGCCCCGGGCGATCATCAAGGCGCTCGACGACGTGTCCCGGTGACGTCCCCGGTGATGTCCCCCGCTGACCCGCGCTGACCGGCTGATAGGCGGCTGATAGGCTCGGTAGACGTGAAAACCGGACGCCTCACCGCCCTCGCGGCCACCACCGCGCTCGCCTCGCTCGGACTGACCGCCTGTCAGACCGGCTCCGCTCCGGAACCGGGCCCGGAGATGGGGAACGCCGTCGCCGCTGCCTCCCCAGAGTCCGTCGACC
Above is a window of Corynebacterium suedekumii DNA encoding:
- a CDS encoding aldo/keto reductase; this encodes MKQRRVGVSGLRVSDLGLGTATWGSHVTRDDAASILRTFTAHGGTLVDSSPAYAAGTSQEMLGAVLADAAVDREDLVLSSSAGVAPHSPVGHRVDCSRRALMRQLDRTLTALGTDHLDLWSVGYWDEKTPPAEVADTLDWAVRTGRARYAGVRDYSGWQLAVTHAAMTGPALVAAQREYSLLVRGIEEEVIPAAGHLGVGVLAAAPLAHGVLPGRYRSTGQPAGARAEIHALLGTTSDVVVDAVTTAAEGLGLPPAVVALAWVRDRPGVAAAVVGPSSPTQAEELFRLGGTVLPRAIIKALDDVSR